A window from Oreochromis aureus strain Israel breed Guangdong linkage group 16, ZZ_aureus, whole genome shotgun sequence encodes these proteins:
- the LOC116327033 gene encoding surface protein P113, translated as MNDQDSFDNIDQLLFQLALQTRELSQKKNEINQQIKVSRDNIAEKKSYIEAINRNIGQLEEEISVKQSTVTRNKANAKRMKATNGLLLQYEQTLKAELEKRKANYNHDTQVFQERIASYRKIFQEHKEYYLQNPLAEKFLVLKAEKDEIECRIKAWDGQITMKQKELDHLTGPVVTSFSTEKLPDSAFGLQPVTEQENGFDHQTARDSEPSTDISSLHLNQTRSGHKTSDEEANAEEIHEENIQDLPTCSTSPEKGSEELWSSQQFCDQNQPENMHTEEQEEETSQEHQEKLPTVFYAEEIFESEMEKGAATHKEQPPHDKDDEELATSSQPLSLETDPQSKMTIASSTPTFSFNFSPASSKDQGSSETKSPAFLFSLNSDPNTPGFPGFGFDVGSSQEEDFFGFTGSLFTEKKTAESKSSSSPQFLFDQPETCEDFRFAFAAKSPQSAKKESNGNDFPFSFNF; from the exons atgaatgaccagGATTCATTTGATAATATTGACCAGCTCCTGTTTCAGCTCG CTCTTCAAACTCGGGAGCTATCTCAAAAGAAGAATGAAATTAACCAACAGATTAAAG TTTCCAGAGACAACATTGCTGAGAAGAAGTCTTACATTGAAGCAATCAACAGAAATATTGGGCAACTTGAAGAGGAAATCAGTGTGAAACAGAGCACTGTAACACGTAATAAAGCAAATGCAAAAAG gATGAAGGCGACTAACGGCCTGCTTCTTCAATATGAGCAGACGTTGAAAGCAGaactggaaaaaagaaaagccaacTACAACCATGACAC GCAGGTCTTTCAAGAAAGAATTGCAAGCTACAGAAAGATTTTCCAGGAGCATAAAGAATATTATTTACAAAACCCTCTTGCTGAAAAGTTCCTCGTGCTGAAGGCTGAAAAAGACGAAATTGAATGTAGGATCAAGGCTTGGGATGGACAAATAACAATGAAGCAGAAGGAGCTGGACCATCTTACTG GTCCAGTAGTTACTTCATTTTCCACCGAGAAACTTCCAGATAG TGCTTTTGGTTTGCAGCCTGTAACAGAACAAGAGAATGGATTTGATCATCAGACAGCCAGGGACAGTGAGCCTTCCACTGACATCTCCTCTCTGCATCTCAATCAGACAAGG AGTGGTCATAAAACATCTGATGAAGAGGCAAATGCTGAAGAGATTCATGAGGAAAACATCCAGGATTTACCCACCTGTAGTACTTCCCCAGAGAAAGGAAGTGAGGAGCTGTGGTCCAGTCAACAGTTTTGTG ACCAGAATCAGCCAGAGAACATGCACACTGAGGAGCAGGAAGAGGAAACTTCACAAGAACACCAG GAGAAGCTGCCCACAGTTTTCTATGCAGAGGAGATTTTTGAGAGTGAGATGGAGAAGGGAGCAGCTACACATAAAGAGCAGCCACCACACGACAAGGACGATGAGGAACTCGCTACTTCTTCTCAGCCTCTATCTCTGGAGACTGATCCTCAGTCAAAAATGACAATTGCGTCTTCAACCCCGACATTCTCATTTAA CTTTAGCCCAGCCAGTTCCAAAGATCAAGGGAGCTCTGAGACCAAATCTCCAGCTTTCTTGTTCTCTCTGAACTCTGATCCCAACACACCAGGCTTTCCTGGATTTGGATTTGATGTGGGCTCATCACAGGAGGAG GACTTTTTCGGTTTCACTGGATCTTTGTTCACTGAGAAG AAAACCGCTGAATCTAAATCTTCAAGCA GCCCTCAATTCCTGTTTGACCAACCAGAGACATGTGAGGACTTCCGGTTTGCTTTTGCCGCCAAGAGCCCTCAATCagctaaaaaagaaagtaatggaaatgattttccattttcattcAACTTCTAA
- the tmem169b gene encoding transmembrane protein 169 translates to MAQVEEPQTEGEGSPQMVSLRSDVSGSHADDGEVGPSMRRKRKKKKDPRPESFIVYRSEMERAPGEDQGGDEGAERSTEEGTKFLCTPTGEGWSLPPDSRYVTLTGTITRGKKKGQVVDIHVTLTEKEIRELAKSRERLDAACEASEGSKHTCSLGVCQGPHVVLWSISCAPVVFILSFITSFYYGTLTWYNVFLVYNEERTFWHKITICPFLIIFYPMLIMPLALSLALYSAVVQVSWAFSEWWQAVRDLEKGFCGWACGKLGLEDCSPYSIVELLDSDTVSGTLQSKAPSELAQTSSV, encoded by the exons ATGGCACAGGTAGAGGAGCCTCAGACTGAGGGGGAAGGCAGCCCCCAGATGGTCTCGTTAAGGTCTGACGTGTCGGGGAGCCATGCGGATGATGGGGAAGTAGGACCCTccatgaggaggaagaggaagaagaagaaagatccACGTCCTGAGTCCTTCATTGTTTACCGGTCTGAAATGGAGAGGGCACCAGGAGAGGACCAAGGAGGAGACgaaggagcagagaggagcaCTGAGGAGGGAACTAAATTCCTCTGCACACCCACAGGCGAAG GCTGGAGTCTTCCTCCAGACAGCCGCTACGTGACCCTGACTGGCACTATTACGCGTGGAAAGAAGAAGGGTCAGGTGGTGGACATACACGTCACTTTGACAGAGAAGGAAATCAGGGAACTCGCCAAGTCGAGGGAGCGTCTTGATGCAGCATGCGAAGCGAGCGAAGGCTCCAAGCACACCTGTAGCTTAGGTGTGTGTCAGGGACCCCATGTGGTCCTGTGGAGCATCTCGTGCGCACCTGTGGTTTTCATCCTCTCTTTCATCACTTCCTTCTACTACGGCACCCTCACCTGGTACAATGTCTTCCTGGTGTACAATGAGGAGCGGACGTTCTGGCACAAGATAACAATATGCCCCTTTCTTATCATCTTCTACCCCATGCTCATCATGCCTTTGGCGCTGTCACTGGCTCTGTACTCTGCTGTGGTGCAGGTGTCCTGGGCCTTCAGTGAGTGGTGGCAGGCGGTGCGAGACCTGGAGAAAGGCTTCTGTGGCTGGGCCTGTGGGAAACTGGGGCTTGAAGACTGTTCTCCATACAGCATAGTGGAGTTGCTTGACTCTGACACTGTTTCTGGCACTCTACAGAGCAAGGCACCCAGTGAACTTGCCCAAACGTCATCAGTGTGA